A single window of Flavobacterium aestivum DNA harbors:
- a CDS encoding sensor histidine kinase, whose product MIVLIIATSILLITISIIQYKSVAKEYNQRRIEGIEFYVKKHINYILSNTTYPLIDENIKLIFKDKIHEMSDIQNVEIRIYSLEGKLLQSSKESFSVESQSPTVSKFILRLVQSSINKRYVDVKTINGIKYRSSYSLIKNKKFKPIGILNLPNIPDDGYYEKELNNFLIHLAQVYTFMIIVAFAFAYFLSSFVTKPINDFAKKLSGTRLNRKNEKIPFSAKIKEINMLLIAYNRMIEELERNAVKLAQNERDLAWREMAKQVAHEIKNPLTPMRLTVQSFQRKFSPEDPNIKQKLNDFAESLIQQIDTMSSVASAFSNFASMPAQQNEVLNVVEVVELTLDIFNEDYIVFECSENEIISKIDRTQLIRIITNLVKNAIQSIPEDQETKMVLVTIKKIANEVVIAIKDNGTGIDPHHVANIFEPKFTTKNSGMGLGLGIIKNIIENYKGTITFETKFGSGTIFTVTLPIINT is encoded by the coding sequence ATGATTGTTTTAATCATCGCAACCTCAATATTGCTCATAACTATCTCTATAATACAATACAAAAGTGTAGCTAAAGAATACAATCAAAGACGGATAGAAGGCATAGAATTTTATGTAAAAAAGCACATCAATTATATCCTTTCAAACACAACCTATCCTCTGATTGATGAAAATATAAAACTAATTTTTAAGGATAAAATCCACGAAATGTCGGACATCCAAAATGTGGAAATCCGAATTTATTCCCTGGAGGGAAAATTGCTTCAATCGTCTAAAGAATCTTTCTCTGTAGAGTCGCAATCCCCTACAGTTTCGAAATTCATACTTCGATTAGTACAATCCTCTATCAACAAAAGATATGTTGACGTCAAAACGATTAATGGCATTAAGTATCGCTCTTCCTATAGTCTGATAAAGAACAAAAAATTCAAACCTATTGGCATTCTCAATTTACCCAACATACCCGATGATGGTTATTATGAAAAAGAATTAAACAATTTCCTGATTCACTTGGCACAAGTGTACACCTTTATGATTATTGTGGCTTTTGCATTTGCTTATTTTTTATCCTCTTTTGTAACCAAGCCCATCAATGATTTTGCAAAAAAATTGAGCGGTACCAGATTGAATCGAAAAAACGAAAAAATCCCGTTTTCGGCCAAGATTAAAGAAATAAACATGTTATTGATTGCCTACAATAGGATGATTGAAGAACTCGAAAGAAACGCCGTAAAACTGGCCCAAAACGAAAGAGACTTAGCTTGGAGAGAAATGGCAAAACAAGTGGCACACGAAATCAAGAATCCGCTTACGCCTATGCGACTCACGGTACAAAGTTTCCAACGAAAATTTAGTCCTGAAGACCCTAATATTAAACAAAAATTGAATGATTTTGCCGAATCATTAATTCAGCAAATAGATACAATGAGTTCAGTAGCTTCAGCATTTTCTAATTTTGCTTCTATGCCTGCGCAACAAAACGAGGTCCTGAACGTTGTTGAAGTTGTAGAACTTACCTTAGATATATTTAATGAAGATTATATTGTTTTTGAATGTTCCGAAAATGAGATCATTTCAAAAATAGACCGTACGCAACTTATTAGAATCATTACCAATTTGGTTAAGAATGCTATACAGTCCATTCCGGAAGATCAGGAGACCAAAATGGTATTGGTTACCATAAAAAAAATAGCAAACGAAGTCGTAATTGCCATAAAAGATAACGGAACCGGAATTGATCCTCACCATGTAGCTAATATATTTGAACCAAAATTTACCACCAAAAACAGCGGAATGGGTTTAGGTCTTGGAATTATAAAAAACATTATCGAAAACTACAAAGGAACGATTACCTTTGAAACTAAATTTGGAAGCGGAACCATTTTTACGGTTACTCTACCCATCATTAACACTTAA
- a CDS encoding enoyl-CoA hydratase/isomerase family protein, producing the protein MNYENLLITIENNIATVVINRPTKLNALNIATINDLHKAIKVLGKNKEIQAIILTGSGEKAFVAGADISEFAHFTIEEGVQLAFQGQELLFNFIENLKTPVIAAVNGFALGGGLELAMACHFRVASDNAKMGLPEVSLGVIPGYGGTQRLPQLIGKGRAMELIMTAGMITADEAKQYGLVNHVVPQAELIEFCTGIAQKIIKNSPFAIGRAIKAINANFVDGKNGYETEIKNFGKCFGTQDFSEGTKAFLEKRKAVFTGK; encoded by the coding sequence ATGAACTACGAAAACTTATTAATTACAATAGAAAACAACATCGCAACCGTTGTGATCAATAGACCAACCAAACTAAATGCTTTGAATATTGCAACGATAAATGACTTGCATAAAGCCATTAAAGTATTGGGTAAAAACAAAGAAATTCAAGCTATCATACTTACAGGTAGCGGAGAAAAAGCGTTTGTTGCTGGAGCAGACATCTCAGAGTTTGCTCATTTTACTATTGAAGAAGGTGTACAACTGGCTTTTCAAGGGCAAGAGCTTCTATTTAATTTCATAGAAAATCTAAAAACTCCAGTTATAGCGGCTGTTAATGGTTTTGCTTTGGGTGGTGGACTAGAATTAGCTATGGCTTGCCATTTTAGAGTAGCTTCAGACAATGCCAAAATGGGGCTTCCGGAAGTATCTCTTGGAGTTATCCCAGGTTATGGAGGAACACAACGTTTACCTCAATTGATTGGTAAGGGTCGTGCAATGGAATTGATAATGACTGCAGGAATGATTACTGCCGATGAAGCCAAGCAATACGGTTTGGTAAATCACGTAGTACCACAAGCTGAGTTAATAGAATTTTGTACTGGTATTGCCCAAAAAATCATAAAAAACTCTCCTTTTGCCATTGGTAGAGCCATCAAAGCGATTAATGCTAATTTTGTAGATGGTAAAAATGGTTATGAAACCGAAATCAAAAACTTTGGAAAATGTTTTGGAACCCAAGATTTTAGTGAAGGTACCAAAGCGTTTTTAGAAAAAAGAAAAGCTGTTTTTACTGGGAAATAA
- a CDS encoding SRPBCC family protein: MSENNLKCSEAQMLIRKPVSEVFQAFIDPELTKHFWFTKGSDKLEVGKTVTWEWEMYNFSTKVVVKEIVVNQKIAIEWFTSEKPTNVDFEFKTLSDGNTFVSITHYGFDKTGDELLETIKDSTGGFTIVLAGLKAYLEHNINLNLILDKFPKEIMQHGNK, translated from the coding sequence ATGTCAGAGAATAATCTAAAATGTTCAGAAGCCCAAATGCTAATTAGAAAGCCAGTTTCAGAAGTTTTCCAAGCATTTATTGATCCCGAATTGACAAAACACTTTTGGTTTACCAAAGGGAGTGATAAATTAGAAGTTGGTAAAACTGTAACTTGGGAATGGGAAATGTATAATTTCTCGACCAAAGTGGTAGTCAAAGAAATTGTGGTAAATCAAAAAATAGCCATTGAATGGTTTACTTCGGAAAAACCAACAAATGTAGATTTTGAGTTTAAAACACTAAGTGACGGTAATACTTTTGTGAGTATTACACATTATGGTTTTGATAAAACGGGAGACGAATTATTAGAAACAATCAAGGATTCAACCGGTGGTTTTACCATTGTTCTGGCAGGACTTAAAGCTTATTTGGAGCACAACATCAATTTGAATCTTATTTTAGACAAATTCCCAAAAGAAATCATGCAACACGGAAATAAATAA
- a CDS encoding HD domain-containing protein, with protein sequence MSNLDLINKTILFVKEKLANAEGGHDWFHIQRVYKNALLIANGEICDETVVKLGALLHDIADSKFHNGDETIGPKMAREFLESESVPESVIEHVIQIINNVSFKGGNTEKVFSSIELDIVQDADRLDAIGAIGIARAFNYGGFKNRALYNPQITPNLNMTKEEYKNSQTPTINHFYEKLLLLKDKMNTETGKQIAQGRHQYMMGFLAQFYAEWDGEL encoded by the coding sequence ATGAGTAATTTAGATTTAATAAATAAAACAATCCTTTTTGTAAAAGAAAAATTAGCTAATGCCGAAGGGGGACACGATTGGTTCCATATTCAAAGGGTATATAAGAACGCACTCTTGATTGCAAATGGCGAAATTTGTGATGAAACCGTAGTAAAACTTGGGGCATTGCTCCATGATATTGCAGACAGTAAATTTCATAACGGAGATGAAACGATTGGTCCAAAAATGGCTCGTGAATTTTTAGAAAGCGAATCAGTTCCGGAATCAGTAATAGAGCATGTGATTCAAATCATAAATAATGTCTCTTTTAAGGGCGGAAATACTGAAAAGGTATTCTCGTCTATAGAATTGGATATCGTTCAGGACGCAGACCGTTTGGATGCTATAGGAGCCATTGGAATCGCAAGAGCGTTTAATTATGGAGGTTTTAAAAACAGAGCGCTGTATAACCCTCAAATTACGCCAAATTTGAACATGACCAAGGAAGAATATAAAAACAGTCAGACACCAACAATTAATCATTTTTATGAAAAATTATTGTTGTTAAAAGATAAAATGAATACTGAAACAGGTAAGCAAATAGCCCAGGGAAGACATCAATACATGATGGGCTTTTTGGCTCAGTTTTACGCTGAGTGGGATGGAGAATTGTAG